The following coding sequences lie in one Mycobacterium gordonae genomic window:
- a CDS encoding TetR/AcrR family transcriptional regulator — MTVQIVLSEGIAAASGRHIADTAGVTWGVIQYHFGERDGLLMAVVDLGFDELLDALNSLPAPTDTTTTRERVESAVTAAWQAMSTPTARAATEILIGTRATRGASTDEHVTRLGKAFNTLIAGINRDLGPTQNAAIAELMLTTLRGMIARQLFTHRPVDTTRERRLLVDIVSNYLDTAGTSG, encoded by the coding sequence GTGACAGTTCAGATCGTGCTCAGCGAAGGCATCGCCGCGGCCAGCGGACGCCACATCGCCGACACCGCGGGCGTCACCTGGGGCGTGATCCAATACCACTTCGGTGAGCGCGACGGCCTGTTGATGGCGGTGGTGGACCTGGGCTTCGACGAGTTGCTGGACGCGTTGAACTCACTGCCTGCCCCGACGGACACAACCACGACGCGAGAGCGGGTCGAGTCGGCCGTGACCGCTGCCTGGCAGGCCATGTCGACACCCACCGCGCGTGCGGCGACGGAGATCCTGATCGGTACCCGGGCCACCCGCGGAGCGTCCACGGATGAGCACGTCACGCGCCTCGGCAAGGCGTTCAACACCCTGATTGCCGGCATCAACCGCGATCTGGGCCCGACACAGAACGCGGCCATCGCGGAGCTGATGCTCACCACGCTGCGCGGCATGATCGCCAGACAGCTGTTTACCCACCGGCCCGTCGACACCACCAGGGAACGTCGACTGCTCGTCGACATCGTCAGCAACTACCTCGACACAGCAGGGACATCAGGTTGA
- a CDS encoding PE-PPE domain-containing protein — MGSSGVPAPSPWYVQRSFDLFIRDIAPDASLRSLFTPQGLYPVVGIKSLTFDASVTQGVKILDSAVRAHVAAGDNVSIFGYSQSATVAAIEMKKLATSLNPPTPRQVSFTLVGDPGNPNGGLAARFPGISVPSLGVTSPGATPDNLYPTRVYTIEYDGVADFPRYPLNIVSTLNALAGMGYLHQNYLLLTPEQIAGAIPLTDTRGPTTTQYYMIPTKNLPLLEPLRALPVLGNPLADLIQPDLRVIVNLGYGDPNYGYSTSPPNVPTPFGVFPEIDPGAVLRALAAGTREGIDDFGYGMTHLEVPALDMSSLLNRPVSSGGDRMHPAISIDGVIDGMQDASSEVAVAVSTASGAGYQVLLPTADLFNAMLTAAPSYSFNLFLQGIRELVHGDPMGLVNAVGYPFAASITLSTMAVALEVLTVAVAAQQIGDALSLLVG; from the coding sequence ATGGGGAGCAGCGGCGTTCCGGCCCCGTCGCCCTGGTACGTGCAGCGGTCCTTCGATCTCTTCATCCGAGACATTGCCCCCGATGCCAGCCTGCGGTCGCTTTTCACTCCACAAGGTCTCTACCCTGTCGTCGGAATCAAGAGCCTGACGTTCGATGCGTCGGTGACCCAAGGCGTGAAGATCCTGGACAGCGCAGTTCGGGCGCACGTCGCTGCGGGCGACAACGTCTCGATCTTCGGCTACTCCCAGAGCGCCACCGTTGCCGCAATCGAAATGAAGAAGCTCGCGACGTCGCTCAATCCACCTACGCCTCGACAGGTTTCGTTCACCCTCGTCGGTGATCCGGGTAATCCCAACGGCGGGCTTGCCGCTCGTTTTCCGGGGATTTCTGTGCCCAGCCTCGGAGTGACCAGCCCGGGCGCAACGCCTGACAATCTGTACCCGACCCGCGTCTACACCATCGAGTACGACGGCGTAGCCGACTTCCCGCGGTATCCGCTCAATATCGTGTCGACCTTGAATGCCCTTGCCGGCATGGGTTACCTGCACCAGAACTATCTGCTGCTCACCCCGGAGCAGATAGCCGGGGCAATACCGCTGACGGACACGAGGGGCCCGACGACGACTCAGTACTACATGATTCCGACGAAGAACCTGCCACTGCTGGAGCCGTTGCGCGCGTTGCCGGTCCTCGGCAACCCCCTTGCCGACCTCATTCAGCCGGATCTGCGGGTGATCGTCAATCTCGGCTACGGCGACCCGAATTACGGCTATTCGACTTCTCCGCCGAACGTGCCGACTCCGTTCGGTGTGTTCCCTGAGATCGATCCCGGCGCGGTGTTGCGGGCGCTTGCGGCCGGAACTCGGGAGGGCATCGACGACTTCGGCTATGGCATGACTCATCTTGAGGTTCCCGCGCTCGACATGTCGAGCCTGCTGAACAGGCCGGTGTCCTCCGGCGGCGATCGCATGCATCCCGCGATCTCCATCGACGGCGTCATCGATGGCATGCAGGACGCGAGTTCGGAGGTCGCCGTCGCTGTTTCGACGGCTTCCGGGGCCGGTTACCAGGTGCTGTTGCCGACTGCCGACCTGTTCAATGCCATGTTGACCGCCGCGCCGTCATACAGCTTCAACTTGTTCCTGCAGGGAATCAGGGAACTAGTTCACGGCGACCCGATGGGTTTGGTGAACGCGGTCGGATATCCCTTCGCGGCGAGCATCACGCTATCGACCATGGCGGTAGCCCTGGAGGTGCTGACCGTGGCGGTCGCCGCGCAGCAGATCGGTGACGCACTGTCGTTGTTGGTCGGCTGA
- a CDS encoding FAD-dependent oxidoreductase, with amino-acid sequence MADKTTCAIIGGGPAGMVLGLLLARAGVDVTLLEKHGDFLRDFRGDTVHCSTMQLLDELGLWEPFSRLPFNEVRKAAFESNGRSITYIDFERLNQPHPFIAMVPQWDLLNLLAEAATAEPTFTLRMNTEVTGLLRGGGRVTGVRYQGTDGPGELHAELTVACDGRWSIARQAAGLRAHDYPAKFDVWWFKLPRHDETEFSFLPRTGPGKALAVIPRKGYFQIAYIGRKGTDAQLRAQGIEAFRRDVAALVPEAAESVGALASMDDVKHLDVKVNRLRRWHCDGLLCIGDAAHAMSPMGGVGINLAVQDAVAAATILAEPLRRHHVTDHDLAAVRRRRVFPTAVTQFVQRMLQRGLLRPLFRGQDPAPPAALLRVLERLPWLSLVPAYFIGVGVRPEHAPEFARRC; translated from the coding sequence ATGGCCGACAAGACGACGTGCGCAATCATCGGAGGTGGCCCGGCCGGCATGGTCCTGGGGCTGTTGCTGGCCCGGGCCGGCGTGGACGTCACACTGCTGGAAAAACACGGTGACTTTCTGCGCGATTTCCGTGGCGACACCGTGCACTGCTCCACCATGCAGCTACTCGATGAACTGGGCCTGTGGGAGCCGTTTTCGCGGCTGCCGTTCAACGAGGTCCGCAAGGCGGCCTTCGAATCGAACGGGCGCTCGATCACTTACATCGATTTTGAGCGACTGAACCAGCCCCACCCGTTCATCGCCATGGTGCCGCAGTGGGATCTGCTCAACTTGCTGGCCGAGGCCGCCACTGCCGAGCCGACTTTCACCCTGCGGATGAATACCGAGGTCACCGGCCTGCTCAGGGGAGGCGGTCGGGTCACCGGGGTTCGCTATCAGGGCACCGACGGCCCCGGGGAACTGCATGCCGAACTGACCGTCGCCTGCGACGGCCGCTGGTCGATCGCTCGGCAGGCCGCCGGTCTACGCGCCCACGACTATCCGGCCAAGTTCGACGTGTGGTGGTTCAAGTTGCCACGTCACGACGAGACGGAGTTCTCCTTCCTGCCGCGTACGGGTCCGGGCAAGGCATTGGCCGTCATCCCGCGGAAAGGTTATTTCCAGATCGCCTACATCGGGAGAAAAGGCACCGACGCGCAATTGCGGGCGCAGGGCATCGAGGCATTCCGCCGTGACGTCGCGGCGCTGGTGCCCGAGGCTGCCGAGTCGGTCGGGGCGCTGGCGTCCATGGACGACGTCAAGCACCTCGACGTGAAGGTGAATCGACTACGTCGGTGGCACTGCGACGGCCTGCTGTGCATCGGCGACGCCGCCCACGCGATGTCGCCGATGGGCGGCGTCGGCATCAACCTGGCGGTGCAGGATGCTGTGGCGGCGGCAACCATTCTGGCCGAACCGCTACGGCGCCACCACGTCACCGATCATGATCTGGCGGCTGTCCGCAGACGCCGCGTATTTCCGACCGCCGTAACTCAATTCGTGCAGCGGATGCTGCAACGAGGGTTGCTCAGGCCGCTGTTCCGCGGCCAGGACCCCGCTCCGCCCGCGGCCCTACTGCGGGTGCTGGAGCGGCTGCCGTGGCTCTCACTGGTGCCGGCGTACTTCATCGGGGTCGGGGTTCGACCAGAGCACGCCCCTGAATTCGCCCGGCGCTGCTAG
- a CDS encoding TIM barrel protein, with amino-acid sequence MEPVPGLAVADIPTALAAVRHVGRSDFRLLMDTKHVSRSGSTPAHIAAIDPGQIGYVQLNDTTRRPRSADYLEEAMYERLSPGEGELPLCDMIRALPSDLVIELEVPRRSLALAGDSSIDRLWPCVAAARRMLADAAR; translated from the coding sequence GTGGAACCCGTACCGGGCCTAGCCGTGGCCGACATCCCCACCGCGCTGGCGGCGGTACGGCACGTGGGCCGCTCCGACTTCCGGCTGCTCATGGACACCAAGCATGTGTCGCGATCCGGCTCCACCCCGGCCCACATCGCGGCGATCGATCCCGGGCAGATCGGCTACGTCCAACTCAACGACACCACGCGCCGGCCGCGCAGCGCCGACTACTTGGAAGAGGCGATGTACGAACGTTTGTCTCCTGGCGAAGGTGAGCTTCCGTTGTGCGACATGATCCGTGCGTTGCCGTCGGACCTGGTGATCGAACTCGAAGTCCCGCGGCGATCGCTGGCGCTGGCCGGTGACAGCTCGATCGACCGCCTTTGGCCGTGCGTGGCTGCGGCGCGCCGGATGCTGGCCGACGCCGCCCGCTGA
- a CDS encoding iron-containing alcohol dehydrogenase → MPISAAFPRHIRMGGGALNDLGAVIDALHVQRPLVVTDPYLTSSGGAHRVMGLLSEAGKAAALFDRTVADPTTASLEAGVQALIEHRADCVVGFGGGSPIDTAKALGVLALQPGPMRRFKAPSSYAGPALPIIAIPTTAGSGSEATQFAVISDSETNEKMLCPGPSFLPIAAIVDFELTMTMPARLTADTGVDALTHAVEAYVSRRANSISDGLALSAITLIATHLKRAYRDGADVEARAGMMAAATQAGMAFSNSSVALVHGMSRPIGAHFHVAHGLSNAMLFPAVTAFSVSGAPGRYADCARAYGVADSSTSDQIAAGSLVDALGALCADLDVPTPRAYGIDSAAWQSLIPLMARQAVASGSPANNPLIPEPADIEALYARVYG, encoded by the coding sequence ATGCCGATATCCGCCGCATTTCCCCGGCACATTCGCATGGGCGGTGGCGCGCTCAATGACTTGGGCGCTGTGATCGATGCGCTGCATGTGCAGCGGCCGCTGGTGGTCACGGACCCGTACCTCACCTCAAGTGGCGGTGCGCACCGGGTGATGGGCCTGTTGAGCGAGGCAGGCAAGGCAGCAGCGCTGTTCGACCGCACGGTCGCCGACCCCACCACCGCCTCGCTCGAGGCCGGTGTGCAAGCGCTGATCGAGCACCGCGCGGATTGCGTCGTCGGTTTCGGCGGAGGCAGCCCGATAGACACCGCCAAGGCGCTGGGGGTGCTGGCATTACAACCCGGGCCGATGCGCCGGTTCAAGGCCCCGAGCAGCTACGCCGGCCCCGCCCTACCGATCATCGCGATCCCTACTACGGCGGGAAGCGGTTCGGAGGCAACACAATTCGCAGTGATCAGCGACAGCGAAACGAACGAGAAGATGCTGTGCCCGGGGCCGTCGTTCCTGCCGATCGCCGCAATCGTCGACTTCGAACTGACGATGACGATGCCGGCACGACTGACCGCCGACACCGGGGTCGATGCTCTGACGCACGCGGTGGAGGCATACGTCAGCCGCCGTGCCAATTCGATCAGCGACGGGCTGGCACTTTCGGCGATCACGCTGATCGCGACGCACCTCAAGCGGGCGTACCGCGACGGCGCGGATGTCGAGGCGCGGGCGGGGATGATGGCGGCCGCCACCCAGGCCGGGATGGCGTTCTCCAATTCCAGCGTCGCGTTGGTGCACGGAATGAGCCGACCGATCGGGGCCCACTTTCACGTCGCACATGGATTGTCCAACGCCATGCTCTTCCCAGCGGTCACAGCCTTCTCGGTATCCGGCGCGCCGGGGCGCTACGCCGACTGCGCCCGGGCCTACGGGGTAGCGGACTCGTCGACGAGCGACCAGATTGCCGCCGGTTCGCTCGTCGACGCCCTCGGCGCGTTGTGCGCCGACCTCGACGTGCCCACCCCGAGGGCCTACGGCATCGACAGTGCCGCTTGGCAATCGCTGATCCCATTGATGGCTCGGCAAGCGGTGGCGTCCGGCTCTCCGGCCAACAATCCACTGATCCCCGAACCGGCTGATATCGAGGCGCTCTACGCACGGGTCTACGGCTGA
- a CDS encoding TetR/AcrR family transcriptional regulator, protein MDKRRKPNPAERRRDLCDAAIQLLADDGAKGLSHLKVDRKAGVPDGTTSFYFRTRSALLFAVAERLAELDLANLQSVADNARPANTAKGRRSPSLLSQVVIQSGCEPELSRTRARYELTMQAARDPALAATLAHGTEAFTKLHREILVQLMPRGAELESAVVEDLSNVTLTFINGLLLRFAHGDRIIDSPEQLDRILAAIAGGILKSPNRGHLTGNPG, encoded by the coding sequence GTGGACAAACGACGCAAGCCCAACCCGGCTGAACGCCGTCGTGACCTGTGCGACGCGGCAATTCAACTGCTGGCCGACGACGGCGCCAAGGGTTTGAGCCACCTCAAGGTCGACCGAAAGGCCGGTGTTCCGGACGGGACCACGTCGTTCTACTTCCGGACCCGATCGGCGCTGCTGTTCGCCGTGGCCGAACGGCTGGCCGAGCTGGATCTGGCGAACCTACAGTCGGTCGCCGACAACGCACGTCCCGCCAATACCGCCAAGGGCCGCCGTTCGCCATCGCTGTTGTCGCAAGTGGTGATTCAATCCGGTTGTGAGCCAGAGCTATCCCGAACCAGGGCCAGGTACGAGCTGACGATGCAGGCCGCCCGGGACCCGGCCCTGGCCGCTACCCTGGCGCACGGCACCGAGGCGTTCACCAAGTTGCACCGCGAGATTCTGGTTCAGCTGATGCCCCGAGGTGCCGAGCTGGAGTCCGCTGTGGTCGAAGACCTGAGCAACGTCACCCTGACCTTCATCAACGGCCTGCTGCTGCGGTTCGCCCACGGCGACCGGATCATCGACAGCCCAGAACAACTCGACAGGATCTTGGCGGCCATCGCCGGCGGAATACTGAAGAGCCCGAACAGAGGACACCTGACCGGCAACCCGGGATAG